The window AATGGGTAGGCGCTGCACATTAGCTCAACCGAATCGGCAATCAATTCTCTGGAAGGAAGGGAATATTTCATCCCAATATGCCCCATTGCTATGCCATCGCAGATGCCAATGGTAAAAAATTCCATTGGCGTTCCTCCCGCGATTCTTATCCCTTCCTTAACCGCCTGAGCAATTTTGTTAAGCTGGATATGGCCTGGGATAAGCTGATTATAAGAATTTGCGATACCAATAATGGGCTTTTGTAGCTCTATATCCGTATAGCCCATTGCTTTAAATAACGAGCGATGGGGAGCCCTTTTTGCCCCTTCTTTCATTAAATCTGAACGCATTGCTTAATTATACCAAATTAGGGCTTAATGTTTCAACAAAAGAAGGGATGTCCAAAGAAAGAGAAAAGAGCATCCAATAGGAAGGATAACCGGTGCAACCCAAGGACAGGGAATAAGAAACAAAATATCAAGCTCAAGGAGGGATTTTGGCCACTTAAGCCAGATGTAAAGAAAAATATAATAGAATATATCCCATACCCCAAAGACCCAGAGGAAATAGGCAATCCTTTCCTTAAGCCTTGTTCCAACCAGTATGGCAAGGGTTAGTAAAATAATTATGGTTGATGCCTCCCTGGTCTGCTCGATAAATAAAATATTGTGTTTGGTAAGAAGATTAGAAATCGCTTGTATGCTATGAATATACCTCCATGCATCCTCTGGAATTACCCTCCTTATATAGACAACCACAATTGCCTCAAGCAAGCCAAAGCTAATCCCAAATATGGTAAGAAAGAATAGTTTCATCCCCTTATAAACCAAAAAACACCTTTGCATTATTATAGTTTATTTCGGATGCCTCGTCAAATTTTATCCCCACGCAATTGGCATATCCCTCAATAACATATCTAACATAATTTGGGATGTTTCTTTTTCCCCTATAGGGCTCGGGTGTAAGGTAGGGTGAATCTGTCTCAAACATAATCCTATTTTTTGGGATATAGGAGACAACCTCTTTCAGCCTTGCCTTTTTGAATGTGATAACCCCGGTTATGGATATATATAACCCAAGAGAAAGGACCTTTGCAATATCCTCCTTTGTTCCACTAAATGAATGTAGGACACCTTTTTTAACACCCTCTTCTTTTATGATTCTTAATGTCTCATCCATTGCATCCCGAGAATGGATAATTAAGGGAAGCTTCCTTTTGTTTGCAATCCTTATAAGGTTTCTAAATACCTCTTCTTGAATCTTTCTATCTGACAAATTTCTATAAAAATCAAGGCCACATTCACCAATTGCAACAATCTTTGAAGAATCTATCAAAGAATTGAATTCATTATAAAAATTATTGTCTATATCCTTTGCATAGTGCGGATGTAAGCCAGCGGTTGGATAGATATTCTTGTATTTCTTGGAAAGCTCAATGGAATTTCTTGATGTTTCAAGGCTTGTTCCACAATTTATAATTAGGCCCTTAAAATCTTCAATAACCTCTTCTCTATCGTTGTCATATACACGATCATCCAAATGGCAATGGGTATCTACCAGCATTTTTCTTATTTAAAAAGCACCTCAACATCTTTCTTTATCTTTACATTGCCAAGGCTTCTATCTGCAATAAGCCCAGAGCCTCTAAGGATTAAACCTTTTTTTATAAAAGAAACCCTGTCATTTGTTGAAAGTGCATTGCTTTTTTCGCAAAATTGAAGGCTTGATGTGGTAAGGGTTGCTCCGCTTTTCGTGCTTGCGGTTATGCTCCCTTTAAGGCTTATTTTATCCCCCTCAATGACACCGCAATTTCCTGTAATGGTGCATTCTACCTCCTTATCTTTAAATAGCTCAAGCCTTACCTCGTAGAGATATGTTTTATTATCTGCCATGCTTATCCTTTCTGAGGTAAGCCTCCATGTTTTCTTTCCGCTCTTTGAGGAGGTAAGAACACTCTTTTTAATCAGAGAACAAGGGGGAGAAACAATTCTTTTTTCCTTCCCACAAGAGGCAAAAATAAGAAGAAGAGAGAAAGCAGAAGATGTTAAACAAATTTTGACTTTTGACTTTTGACTTTTGACTTTATAATTCAATTCCCATCCTTTCCAATATCCCAGAAAGCCCTTCACTTGTGTAATACTCTATCTCTATTTTCCCCTTATTTATATTTCCCCTTATTTTTACATTTGTTCCCAACTCTTTTTTTATCCTCTCCTCAATGGAAGTAAGTTCATAATCTATTTTTGTTTCACGTGAAACTTTTTCAACCTCCCGAACGCTT is drawn from bacterium and contains these coding sequences:
- a CDS encoding TatD family hydrolase: MLVDTHCHLDDRVYDNDREEVIEDFKGLIINCGTSLETSRNSIELSKKYKNIYPTAGLHPHYAKDIDNNFYNEFNSLIDSSKIVAIGECGLDFYRNLSDRKIQEEVFRNLIRIANKRKLPLIIHSRDAMDETLRIIKEEGVKKGVLHSFSGTKEDIAKVLSLGLYISITGVITFKKARLKEVVSYIPKNRIMFETDSPYLTPEPYRGKRNIPNYVRYVIEGYANCVGIKFDEASEINYNNAKVFFGL
- the lptC gene encoding LPS export ABC transporter periplasmic protein LptC; the protein is MNYKVKSQKSKVKICLTSSAFSLLLIFASCGKEKRIVSPPCSLIKKSVLTSSKSGKKTWRLTSERISMADNKTYLYEVRLELFKDKEVECTITGNCGVIEGDKISLKGSITASTKSGATLTTSSLQFCEKSNALSTNDRVSFIKKGLILRGSGLIADRSLGNVKIKKDVEVLFK